CATTTATTTCCATGTTGATCGTTTGACCTTTTGACTTGTTCTTACTTAATCAAAAGTCTGTTGTACGAAAGTTACATCCAACTTATTTGTACTACATATATAAGAACGTGACTCAAATAATTAATGCAATATTAATATAGTAAAAGTTACAAAGCATTTTTGACTGAATAAAAACATATGCATATAAAATGGATCTGACCAAGTCAGGTGGATAATTCATACCTTTCCTATCAAGATATCATGGACCTACCTAATCAAAATAATTAACATTTAATTATATTACTTAATTGCAAAGTTAGGATGGAGTAAATGAATGGGTCGACCTGGAATAAGTCCCCACACTCTTGGTGGAAGCCAAGAGGGTTGCCCGAGTCTGCTAGCTTGACTTGTATAAATATTAGTAAACCTTCGAGTTACCAGGAAATAGACACAGCATACTTTTCCTGCGTTCCCAGTGATTTATTTGGTCTCCAATATGAAGAGAGCGACACACAATACTTTTCGTGCTTTGCTTgcggcaatatatatatatatattctattcaACAGTTCAATGCTTTCTTCGAAGATCAATTCCTATATCCAACATATTCTCGCTATTGTTTGCGTCAAAGGGAGAAGGCGTTGAATGATTCAGAACACGAAGAAATATATAAACGATACAGACTTCACCCTCTCTCACACCACCATTGATATCACAAGCAGCCATGGAGTCGCACTACACGAAGAGAccattcctcctcttcctctccttcaccGTCCTCCTCGTGTTGATCCGCGCTGACCCTGATCCTCTCCAGGACTTCTGCGTCGCCGACCTCGGAGCTACTGTGGTCGTCAATGGGTTCCCGTGCAAGCCCGCGTCCGGAGTCACGTCCGACGACTTCTTCTTCGCCGGACTGTCCAGGGAGGGCAACACCGGCAATATCTTCGGGTCCAACGTGACCAACGCCAACGTGCTCAGCTTCCCGGGGCTCAACACCCTCGGCGTCTCCATGAACCGCGTCGACGTCGCCCCCGGTGGCACCAACCCGCCCCACAGCCACCCGAGGGCCACCGAGCTCATCATCCTCCTCAAGGGCCGGCTGCTGGTGGGGTTCATCAGCACCAGTAACCAGTTCTTCTCCAAGGTCTTGAATCCCGGCGAGATGTTCGTGGTGCCCAAGGGGCTTATCCACTTCCAGTACAACGTCGGCAAGGAGAAGGCGCTCGCCATCACCACCTTCGACAGCCAGCTCCCCGGAGTAGTGATCGCCTCCACCACCCTGTTCGCATCGAATCCGGCGATTCCCGACGATGTGCTGGCCAAAGCTTTTCAGGTGGACGCGAAGGTCGTCGCTCTCATCAAGTCCAAGTTTGAGAGATAAAGGCACCAGTGGTTTTAATGGATTAAACTGTGGTGATTGAAATGACTCAAACGTGTGGTTCCTATAATTCCTTCCATGCAAGAATATACTACTGTATGGTTTGTTTATTATGGAGAATAACGAGGAATTGATATAATTCCGCTTTTAGACTATACAATAATCCATTTTCCATAGGTGTTCTATTGGGAAGAAACCAGTCATCAGACATTAAGGTTCACATTACAATTTGGTGGAACCATCCCACGAGTAAGAAAGCCCACTACAACTTGCTCTTAGGTATGTGAGACCATTTCAAAACCCAAGCCTCTGAACTTAAAACGAAAATATCACCATACAAATTACGTAATTGTCAAGGAGATCTCTcttgttaattatatttttttatatctgaACATATAACCAAATATTTTAAAGTCCTATTTTGGCCCTCACAAACTCTTCCCTTAACCCATACTTCTATTTGTTCCGGACCATTGACTTTGTGTGTACCAACACCAGTAGTAATCAAGCTGCCATGTCCATTTCAAATGCAATAACCTAcaccagtaaaaaaaaaaaaaaaaaaaaatggaaaagagACATCACAATTAATGATGATAATTATTGCAGGTCGAATTTTCTCAACTCCCTCTAATTTCATCTCCTCATGCCCCTTAGGGTTGTTGGTGGTTCCACACTCTTGCTCACAAGAGAGAACCTTAGCTTTAATAATGTTAGGTGTTGCATGGTGGTTGTTATGCATGATCTTATTTCATAAAGCATTGGCAATTAAGGATCTTAAACACCGTTTAGAATTAGTTTCTAAGGTTCTCACCCTCATCAAACCAGAACCTATGGCCCAATCCTTAGAAAACTCAAACTGTACATTAAGTTTTTCTTGGATGATAGACTAAAGTTCCAAGGAAAATCGATACTCAAAGAAAACATGCTCATAATCATCCTTTCCAACCTGAAAAACTGGACAAGCACTAGGATAACAATGCACACGAAGTGGGTTAAAGCCGAACCCCTAGCATCCATCACCGAGAAACAAGTTCAGGGCTTCACATGGAAGAACGTCATTACTCGGTTCGGAATCTCGAGAACTATCATCAACGACAATGGAACTCAATTCAACAACACTAAATTCAAGgcctattgctagtcatatggGATACAATGGAAGTTTAGCTCGGTCGCACACTCCTAAACCAACGGCTAGGTTAAAGTAATGAATCGGGAAATCCTGGAAGGCATTAAGAAGAGGGTCTCGGGCGTGTGCGGGGCCTGGGTGGATGAGCTCCCTAGTGTCCTGTGGGCAATGCAAACAACCCCCAAGACCACCTTGGGGGAGTCTCCATTCAGTCTAGCGTTCGAGATCGAAGCAGTCCTTCCGTCCAAAATGATGTTCCCGACCTTGCACACCATCGCCTACAAACAAGACAACTCCGAGGAGGGCCTACGGGCGAACCTAGATCTCCTTGAAGAGAGAAGAGCCAAGGCGCACCTACGCACCCTGACATACAAAAAGGCTACAGCTCGAATCTACAACCAtaaagtgctagtcataagtgcccagcaagccaatcacgtgagtgatgacacgtgtgacttaatatagaatctttttacttattatattttggcatatatcactttataactattgcataaatgcatacatatattgtgatgtcattggatttgtgcaatgggaatcggatcgtgatgagatcacgatagtgagatcgattcacctttaaacacatatcctaaataatcctggtcataggttactcgagagggatatcgtgataaccggacagactggtgtgctgtatacctgtccatatgatggatgcagctggtctcatagctgcttgtgtagggacactagggatacaatacaagtgctcattggagaatgagttcactgattgatccgcttacggaatgctggatggttgatgatgccttattgtcagacatcgattccgtagtcctagtggtgtatctggtccttagacttgagacaccaaggatgtcctgtatgagtactccactctttgataccagacttataggtttggctttcccagatctagtacagctggtcattgggagtggtagtcgaccttacaagggctattgagtgtcgatagaggatcatccactctcggcgtcatgagaggaatatcccatgtgttcttgctcagacaaatccctggccagggtcattcgggttgagggagaaagagttctccgggagaatccgattagagcgagactcgagtagaaaccgtgtgggtcagacaacaccatgctcgatatatggtctttgggatattagatggataaggaactataggtacacggtaactgaggacagacaggtccaatggattggattcccctgtatcatttggggactacggcgtagtggcatagtacgtccgtagtcgatgagtcgagtgaattattacagagataataattcgaaggagttctgacaggtatgactcacggccagctcgatattgggcctagagggtcacacacatatggtaggcattgcgatgaatagaggttcagatatgagatatccgacgaagcccttgtcttattggatgcagatcctatacccactaggggaggacccattagggtttgacaagggacctctataaataggagggattcagagccccatgggctagagagcttttgtttgccttttcctattctcctctccatctccacctcagagtaggtctggagttttgaggagcgtcgtcgaaaccttgctgtgtggatcaccgctagagaggaggacgcttgacctccttcaccctctccttaggatctgcaaggaaacagggatatattatctccctaggtaacacaatctactctatacgcagtttcatgtttcgtggatttttgcgtaccaatcttcgcacgacgacgaacatctctttgggaatcagggattttatttttcttattcttccgctacgcatatgatgtcgcccctaaggattttccctacagtggtatcagagccaggttgctcatgcgaatgattggttttaaactgcgtgtgttatgtttaggaagaattttgacgtcaaaattattgacgaaaaaacaaggaagggtagcaacagttgctgccctcgatctgtgcGCGTGCAGCGcagtcgaaggcgggcagcataggggctgcgtttGCTGCAgccggcttgctgccggcggggctggcagcccacgggcagaggcaccaCAGGGCAGCGGCACCCGCCGTCGCTGCTCtcacgggcgaaaccccccttaaggggcggtcgcccggcgggacagcaccgcctgcggaggcggcggtgcccgaaaggggcgcccacccgcagcggtagCGCTGCCAGTGAGCGTgctgcctgcaggcgagggcagtgccctcgccccgccgtacAGGCCGCcatcggcagggtggcggcggcggtagcagcgAAAAGAGGAAaggacattagggttttctgggaaaaagacagttttggccctcgaaatttgagaaatttcagtttctgtcttttgtctaaattacgaaaatacccctatgaattcagaaattccctataatgtccctgatttcagaaaatattaattaattaaaaggtttagttgattattattattttattattattttattattattatctagtagtcctacatgatgatgattatttatacatgtgatgtatgatatgtggacggatgatcatgaaccgtgtgatgtgtgtacctgtgattattattattgaggtctgcgaacctctattatatttctcgtttattgtcgggcctgcgtgcttatgattaagttgtaatcacatgaggaggcacaacgggagcgtggatgcgatagcgggacccacgagacgaacgatcgtgatgtatgaagatgcattaagatgtcgacggaaccgacaaggacgaaatggacgatcacagggcatggagatgcactattgcacacatagatcttgatgtgagtgattaggcctactggctcgggcctaatcatattaggttgtggtccatgatcatctagtgtaattgcttatacacatactagatatgtatatatatttgcatgcgatgagatatatattaaatatgtatatgtgtgacatgtcatattaggagaccaaatcatagaaacatctctcgataatattaagtcggtaaacgtgaggcaattagattgacctacatggccttccatcgttataagtaggaaccgattcccggtgtaggttgagttggtcgaatccctcgagactcacctatatcgcgattcactatcttgcttacgacatagagatgtcaccggtgacctgagggcatggtatacttggtcgagtccctcgagggtatatcatcaaatcagactcatcttgtaatgaaggtgttgacttaaccgagcatcatggttggtcgagtccctcgaggccatggtgattcagaggccgaacaggacgggaatcacaaggagttgtgatcgacaagagttggctaccttttaggcttagtgtgattggtcgagtccctcgaggttacactaagacgctgattggatcatgatccccactagaagtctgctggagacttccgtttcatgtgctgagggtgtcgcgtgactcgttagtaaaatagtgggagcatattaagatagaagtccatatcttgatagtttatttcttgcaaaatctgcatgttattcatttctgctgcatttttattttcagaaaatgtcgctttcaaatctcttacgtggcatacttgatgtcaaccacctcactggtccaaattatacggattggctccggaactttagaattgttctcacagcggagaaaatcatgtacgtccttgatacagtgatgcctgcgcccgaagaaggggcaaacgaggatgagatcgctcgctacgtgaagtacattgatgactccactcttgctcagtgctatatgttgggctctatgactcctgagttacagagacaacatgaaaagatggataccagatccattctcctacatgttcgtaaattgtttgaggaacaaggaaggactcagcgatatgagatatctaagagcctcttccgcgctaggatgactgaggggacactggttcagaaccatgtcctaaagatgattgaatggatagagaaactcacaggtctaggaatgatcctagaggataacttgtgtgtggacattgtgcttcagttcctaccagattccttttcacaattcataatgaattttaatatgaacaagcttgaagtgactctcccagagcttctcaatatgttgagggaggcagagagtactatcaagaaagagaagccagttctctacactggtgagaccaaaaggaaaaaggaaagtagaaaggtcccttaagaagggaaagggtaaggtcaaaccaggtaaagcaaaggttactaagaaagacccagcaaaggacaaaggccagtgcttccactatggtaaagatgggcacaggaagagaaactgcaaagagtaccttgtagaaagggcgaaacaaaagcttgatgaagcttcaggtacattcatgatcagtctccatttgtcagactcttatgataacatatgggtattggataccggtagtgcttatcatatatgcaattcgttgcaggttctggtaaggactaggagactagagagaggcgagatggacctcaagatgggtaatggagcaaaagttgctgtagtagctgttggcgaggtcgccctacatctgcctagtggagcttttattgcattagatgcttgttattttgttccttctattatcaaaaacattatctccatttcatgtttaacagttagtggatataaatttgtttttgagaacaatggttgttcgatattattagatgataagatcatcatgaaaggaacattgcataatggtttatttatattagacaccactccacatatcatgaatgtaaatgtgtccaaaaggaaacaagatgagttgaacagtgcatacctgtggcattgtaggctaggtcatatccatgaaagaaggatttaaaagttgctaaatgatggatatctagatccatttgactaagtgtcatatgcaacttgtgagccttgcattcgtggaaaactgaccaactctccatttagtggaactggagagagagccactgagttgttggaactcatacatagtgatgtatgtggacccatgtcaactcatgccattggaggttactcctacttcattacatttactgatgatttctcaaggtatggatatgtgtacttaatgaagtacaagttcgaggcctttgataaattcagagagtataagaatgaggtggagaaccagattggaaagagtatcaaaactcttcgatcaaatcgaggaggtgagtacttaagtacagagttcactcagttcctcaaggaccatgggatattatcccaatggacacctccttatacacctcagctcaatgatgtctctgaaaggagaaatcgtacattattagatatggtacggtccatgatgagttttgctgacctacccatctcattatggggatatgccatagaaactgcagcttaccttctgaacagagttccaactaagtcggtagtgtctacaccatatgagatatggaaagggaagaagcctgatcttaaggttgttaagatttggggctaccctgcatatgttaaaagacacaaccccgataagttagaatcaaggacagagcgatgcaaatttgtgggataccccaaggaaacttgtgggtattatttctatcatctcgagaaccaaaaggtctttatagctaagagagcagtgttccttgagaaggaacacattcttggcggagatagtgggagaatgatagaattgagtgaggttggagagccaagctcaagcaccactctacagcccgagtctgttcaggtacctaatacacaagtttcaactttacgcagatctgatagagtatcccatcctcctgagagatatgtgggacatattagaggagatgatgcagaggatattgatcctcaaacctacaaggaggctattataagtataaactccgggaagtggcaagaagccatgaattctgagatggattctatgtactccaataaggtttggaacctagttgatgcgcccgaaggtattgtacccatcggttgcaagtggatctttaagaaaaagatcggagtagatggaaaggtagagacctataaggtaaggctagtggttaaggggtatcgtcaatggcaaggtgttgactatgacgaaaccttctcacccgtagcaatgctaaaatccatcagaattctattggctattgcagcacactatgattatgagatctggcagatggatgtgaaaaccgtattcctcaatgggaacctcgaggaggaggtgtatatgatgcaacctgagggatacgtgtccaaaaactatccagataaggtgtgtagattgtttagatccatttatggattaaagcaagcttcccgaagttggaacttaagatttgatgaggcaatcagatcttatgacttcgttaagaacgaagatgagccttgtgtatacagaaaggtaagtgggagcgctatcacctttttggtgttatatgtggatgacatcctgataattgggaatgacgtaggaatgctatccacagtaaagacttcgttatctagacacttctccatgaaggacttaggggaagcatcctatattttggggattagaatatatagagatagatccaagaggatgcttggcttgtcccagtccaggtacatagaaaccattgtcaaaaggtttggcatggaaaattccaagagaggtctcataccgatgagacatgggatattgctttctacgagAATGTCCCCAAAGaccccagaagaaagggcgaacatggatatgataccttatgcctcagcaatagggtctatcatgtatgcca
Above is a genomic segment from Musa acuminata AAA Group cultivar baxijiao chromosome BXJ3-4, Cavendish_Baxijiao_AAA, whole genome shotgun sequence containing:
- the LOC103981884 gene encoding germin-like protein 3-8 translates to MESHYTKRPFLLFLSFTVLLVLIRADPDPLQDFCVADLGATVVVNGFPCKPASGVTSDDFFFAGLSREGNTGNIFGSNVTNANVLSFPGLNTLGVSMNRVDVAPGGTNPPHSHPRATELIILLKGRLLVGFISTSNQFFSKVLNPGEMFVVPKGLIHFQYNVGKEKALAITTFDSQLPGVVIASTTLFASNPAIPDDVLAKAFQVDAKVVALIKSKFER